A genomic region of Pseudomonas sp. RSB 5.4 contains the following coding sequences:
- a CDS encoding endonuclease/exonuclease/phosphatase family protein: MSIPEPVGVTDEQTSVEVSVRRFTVLTVNTHKGFTALNRRFILPELREAVRSVAADVVFLQEVHGTHEHHPKRYSNWPTMPQYEFLADSLWPQFAYGRNAVYPEGDHGNALLSKFQIIRHDNLDVSISGHENRGLLHCVLRLPGDGVEVHAICVHLGLRESHRNAQLKLLGERLAELPVDAPVIVAGDFNDWRQRADALLEPCGLREVFAEHHGKPARSFPARLPTLRLDRIYVRNLKASQPTVLANRPWSHLSDHAPLSVEIEL, encoded by the coding sequence ATGAGTATTCCAGAGCCGGTCGGGGTCACCGACGAACAGACCAGCGTCGAAGTGTCGGTGCGCCGTTTCACTGTGCTGACGGTCAACACCCACAAGGGCTTCACCGCCCTCAATCGACGCTTCATCCTCCCGGAGTTGCGCGAAGCGGTGCGTAGCGTGGCGGCCGACGTGGTGTTTTTGCAGGAAGTCCACGGCACCCACGAACACCATCCCAAACGCTACAGCAACTGGCCGACGATGCCGCAATACGAGTTCCTCGCCGACAGCCTCTGGCCGCAGTTCGCCTATGGGCGCAACGCGGTGTATCCGGAGGGCGATCATGGCAATGCGTTGCTGTCGAAATTCCAGATCATCCGCCACGACAACCTCGACGTCTCGATCAGCGGCCACGAAAACCGTGGCCTGTTGCATTGCGTGCTGCGCCTGCCCGGCGATGGCGTCGAGGTGCATGCGATCTGCGTGCATCTGGGCCTGCGCGAAAGCCATCGCAATGCGCAACTGAAGCTGCTCGGCGAGCGTCTGGCGGAGCTGCCGGTTGACGCCCCAGTGATCGTCGCCGGTGACTTCAATGACTGGCGCCAGCGCGCCGATGCGTTGCTCGAACCCTGCGGTCTGCGCGAGGTGTTCGCCGAGCATCACGGCAAACCGGCGCGCAGTTTTCCGGCACGCCTGCCGACGCTGCGGCTCGATCGTATTTACGTGCGTAACCTCAAGGCCAGCCAGCCGACAGTCCTGGCGAATCGGCCCTGGTCACACCTTTCCGACCACGCCCCGTTATCGGTGGAGATCGAATTATGA
- a CDS encoding MFS transporter: MPIALLALTLSAFAIGTTEFVIVGLLPTIGADLGVSLPSAGLLVSLYALGVAIGAPVLTALTGKVPRKLLLLSLMVLFTLGNLLAWMAPSYESLVLARIVTGLAHGVFFSIGSTIATSLVPKEKAASAIAIMFTGLTVALVTGVPLGTFIGQHFGWRETFLAVSALGVIAFIGSLLYVPNNIAHSKPASLLQQLQVLKQPRLLLVYAMTAIGYGGSFIAFTFLAPILQDISGFSAGTVSLVLLVYGVSVAVGNIWGGKLADKRGPISALKIIFALLAAVLFVLTFTAGNPWLALATVLVWGAVAFGNVPGLQVYVVRQAEHHTPQAVDVASGLNIAAFNLGIAGGAWGGGLIVEHLGLIHTAWIGGLVVLVALALTAWSGRLDRLGPVYAEPAQGRVFTGH, from the coding sequence ATGCCCATTGCCTTGCTCGCGCTGACCCTCAGCGCATTCGCCATCGGGACGACCGAGTTCGTCATCGTTGGCCTGTTACCCACCATTGGCGCCGATCTCGGCGTCAGCCTGCCGTCTGCCGGGCTGCTGGTCAGCCTCTATGCGTTGGGCGTTGCCATTGGCGCGCCGGTGCTGACTGCCCTCACCGGCAAAGTCCCGCGCAAACTGTTGCTGCTGTCGCTGATGGTGCTGTTCACCCTCGGCAACCTGCTGGCGTGGATGGCGCCGAGTTATGAATCGCTGGTGCTGGCGCGGATCGTTACCGGCCTGGCGCATGGAGTGTTCTTCTCCATCGGCTCGACCATTGCCACCAGTCTGGTGCCCAAGGAAAAAGCCGCCAGTGCGATTGCGATCATGTTCACCGGCCTCACCGTGGCCCTTGTGACCGGCGTGCCGCTGGGCACCTTCATTGGTCAGCATTTCGGCTGGCGCGAAACCTTCCTCGCCGTCTCGGCGCTGGGTGTGATCGCCTTCATCGGCAGCCTGCTGTATGTGCCGAACAACATCGCCCACAGCAAACCGGCGTCCCTGTTGCAACAGCTGCAAGTGCTGAAGCAACCGCGTCTGTTGCTGGTGTACGCCATGACTGCGATCGGTTACGGCGGCTCGTTCATCGCCTTCACTTTCCTTGCGCCGATCCTTCAGGACATCTCCGGCTTCAGCGCCGGCACCGTCAGCCTGGTGTTGCTGGTGTACGGCGTGTCGGTGGCGGTCGGCAACATCTGGGGCGGTAAACTGGCGGACAAACGCGGGCCGATCAGTGCCCTGAAAATCATCTTTGCCCTGCTCGCCGCCGTGTTATTCGTACTGACCTTCACCGCCGGCAATCCATGGCTGGCGCTGGCCACGGTGCTGGTGTGGGGCGCGGTGGCGTTCGGCAACGTGCCGGGTCTGCAGGTGTATGTGGTGCGTCAGGCTGAACATCACACACCGCAGGCAGTGGACGTGGCATCGGGGCTGAACATTGCTGCGTTCAACCTCGGGATTGCCGGCGGGGCGTGGGGCGGCGGGCTGATCGTCGAGCATCTGGGCCTGATTCATACGGCGTGGATCGGTGGTCTGGTGGTGCTGGTGGCGCTGGCACTCACCGCATGGAGCGGTCGACTGGATCGGCTCGGTCCGGTCTATGCCGAACCGGCTCAAGGCCGCGTATTCACGGGCCACTGA
- a CDS encoding DUF72 domain-containing protein yields MATIHIGISGWRYAPWRGDFYPKGLAQKRELQFASRAVNSIEINGSFYALQRPERYAQWYAETPDDFVFSVKAPRFITHIRRLREIEKPLANFFASGVLELKEKLGPILWQFPPNFKFDPERFEHFLALLPHDTEAAAALARQHDSHLHGHASLKAWRKKPLRHAVEIRNDSFIDPDFVRLLKRYNTALVIADTAGKWPYREDLTSDFVYLRLHGAEALYASGYSEPALQNWAERIDAWHHGQQPRDAHLIAPRLKPRARKSREVFCYFDNDIKVRAPYDARSLLHRFELDKTLATTPGEPAAEGVLA; encoded by the coding sequence ATGGCAACGATTCACATCGGTATTTCCGGCTGGCGCTACGCTCCGTGGCGCGGGGATTTCTACCCGAAAGGACTGGCGCAGAAACGCGAATTGCAATTCGCTTCGCGGGCGGTCAACAGCATCGAAATCAATGGATCGTTCTACGCCCTGCAACGGCCCGAACGTTATGCCCAGTGGTACGCCGAAACGCCCGACGACTTCGTGTTCAGCGTCAAGGCGCCGCGCTTCATCACCCATATTCGCCGTTTGCGCGAGATCGAAAAACCGTTGGCGAATTTCTTCGCCTCAGGGGTGCTGGAACTCAAGGAAAAACTCGGGCCGATCCTCTGGCAGTTCCCGCCGAACTTCAAATTCGATCCCGAGCGCTTCGAACACTTCCTCGCCCTGCTCCCTCACGACACTGAAGCGGCCGCCGCCCTCGCCCGCCAGCATGACTCGCACCTGCACGGCCACGCCAGCCTGAAGGCCTGGCGCAAAAAACCGCTGCGCCATGCCGTGGAAATTCGCAACGACAGCTTCATCGACCCCGACTTCGTGCGCTTGTTGAAACGCTACAACACCGCCCTGGTGATCGCCGACACCGCCGGCAAGTGGCCGTACCGCGAAGACCTCACCAGCGATTTCGTCTACCTGCGTCTGCACGGTGCCGAGGCACTTTACGCCAGCGGCTACAGCGAACCGGCGCTGCAGAACTGGGCCGAACGCATCGACGCCTGGCACCACGGTCAGCAACCGCGCGATGCGCATCTGATCGCGCCGCGCCTCAAGCCTCGGGCACGTAAATCCCGTGAAGTGTTCTGCTATTTCGACAACGACATCAAAGTCCGCGCGCCCTACGACGCCCGCAGTTTGCTGCACCGTTTTGAGCTGGATAAAACGCTCGCCACCACCCCCGGCGAACCGGCAGCCGAAGGGGTGTTGGCATGA
- a CDS encoding mechanosensitive ion channel family protein: protein MIKFRVAVLLGALLLGAGQMVQAAALPGVPATAEEPAKPEPIVQGGLLGAISTSIDDVQDKLDLNEHLVDAWRLRADRAADEVDKLVNQPSDRSGWSVAGDFLMLSGVWLGTFALLTVLGSLLAKRLSQGRWLRTRQRSQDLVGYLLPYTLPALICLPLTLYVSHFLQASIGRALALCFAYATSSGIFSTSMLLCVVVMFNVGHKRPAARIIRDYCPKPLFLIGFLAALSDALTSPQIARQLGGNITSSVAVFTGLIASIIFGLLVIRLRRPVAHLIRNRPLAQRLKQPSLQESLRIFSGLWYWPIVLMVLVSAVNLIGIGEDNQKALRCALFTTVLLIGTVFLSTILQHLFKSRKAEAIQRSSAYKERFLSLLHALLRIVIAIAFIDILGRIWGVSLLDFAQSSTVGRAISNALSSIGLIFLVTWLLWVVLDTAIQEALKPPVSKRSSRQPSTRVKTILPLLRNAIKIILVVICAITTMANLGINVAPLLAGAGVVGLAIGFGSQQLVQDVITGLFIIIEDTLSIGDWVVLDSGHAGTVEGLTIRTLRLRDGKGFVHSVPFGQIKAVTNQSRQFAYAFFSVQFTYDTDVDKAIELIRETGDSIREDPFLKYNLQGPLDVFGVDRMDLNGVVLTAQFRTVSGGQYAVSRAFNQRLKKLVDNSPDVHFAQTYPQQVLLPKRQGEKELLASEAPQRSNT, encoded by the coding sequence TTGATCAAGTTCAGGGTCGCTGTTTTGCTGGGGGCGCTGCTGTTGGGCGCTGGCCAGATGGTGCAAGCCGCCGCGTTGCCGGGCGTTCCGGCCACCGCTGAAGAACCGGCCAAACCCGAGCCGATCGTGCAGGGCGGCTTGCTCGGCGCGATCAGTACGAGCATCGACGACGTGCAGGACAAACTCGATCTCAACGAGCATCTGGTCGACGCCTGGCGCCTGCGGGCCGATCGCGCAGCGGATGAGGTCGACAAACTGGTCAACCAGCCGTCGGATCGTTCGGGCTGGAGCGTCGCCGGGGATTTCCTGATGTTGTCCGGCGTCTGGCTTGGCACTTTTGCGCTGCTCACGGTGCTCGGCAGCCTGCTGGCCAAGCGGCTGAGTCAGGGTCGTTGGCTGCGCACCCGCCAGCGCAGTCAGGACCTGGTTGGCTACCTGCTGCCGTACACGCTGCCGGCGCTGATCTGCCTGCCGCTGACGCTGTACGTCAGCCACTTTCTGCAAGCCTCGATCGGCCGGGCGCTGGCGTTGTGTTTTGCCTACGCCACCAGCAGCGGGATTTTCTCCACCTCGATGCTGTTGTGCGTGGTGGTGATGTTCAACGTCGGCCATAAACGGCCGGCCGCGCGGATCATCCGCGACTACTGCCCGAAACCGCTGTTCCTGATCGGTTTTCTCGCCGCCCTCAGTGACGCGTTGACCAGCCCACAGATCGCCCGTCAGTTAGGCGGCAACATCACCAGCAGCGTCGCGGTGTTCACCGGGTTGATCGCCTCGATCATCTTCGGTCTGCTGGTGATTCGCCTGCGCCGGCCGGTGGCGCACCTGATCCGTAACCGACCGCTGGCGCAGCGTCTGAAACAGCCGTCGTTGCAGGAGTCGCTGCGGATTTTTTCCGGGCTCTGGTACTGGCCGATCGTGTTGATGGTGCTGGTCTCTGCGGTCAATCTGATCGGCATCGGCGAGGACAATCAAAAGGCCCTGCGCTGCGCGCTGTTCACCACGGTGCTGCTGATCGGCACGGTGTTTCTCAGCACCATCCTCCAGCATTTGTTCAAGTCGCGAAAAGCCGAGGCGATCCAGCGCAGCAGCGCCTACAAGGAACGCTTCCTCAGCCTATTGCACGCGTTGCTGCGGATCGTCATCGCGATAGCCTTCATCGACATCCTCGGGCGGATCTGGGGCGTTTCGCTGCTCGATTTTGCCCAGAGCAGCACGGTCGGACGGGCGATCAGCAACGCGCTGAGCAGCATCGGCCTGATCTTCCTCGTCACGTGGCTGTTGTGGGTGGTGCTCGACACGGCGATTCAGGAAGCGTTGAAACCACCGGTCAGCAAACGCTCGTCGCGCCAGCCCAGCACTCGGGTGAAAACCATCCTGCCGCTGCTGCGCAATGCGATCAAAATCATCCTGGTGGTGATCTGCGCGATTACCACCATGGCCAACCTCGGGATCAACGTTGCGCCACTGTTGGCTGGTGCCGGGGTGGTCGGCCTGGCCATCGGTTTCGGTTCGCAGCAACTGGTGCAGGACGTGATCACCGGGCTGTTCATCATCATTGAAGACACGCTGTCGATCGGTGACTGGGTGGTGCTCGACTCCGGTCACGCCGGCACCGTCGAAGGCCTGACCATCCGCACCCTGCGCCTGCGTGACGGTAAGGGTTTCGTGCACTCGGTGCCGTTCGGCCAGATCAAGGCAGTGACCAACCAATCACGGCAGTTTGCCTACGCGTTTTTCTCGGTGCAGTTCACCTACGACACCGATGTCGACAAGGCCATCGAACTGATCCGCGAGACCGGCGATTCGATCCGCGAAGACCCGTTCCTCAAGTACAACCTGCAAGGGCCGCTGGATGTGTTTGGGGTGGACCGGATGGACTTGAACGGCGTGGTGCTGACCGCGCAATTCCGTACCGTGTCGGGCGGGCAATATGCGGTGAGCCGGGCGTTCAATCAGCGTTTGAAAAAGCTTGTGGATAACAGTCCTGACGTGCACTTCGCGCAGACTTATCCACAGCAGGTTTTGTTGCCCAAGCGGCAGGGTGAGAAGGAGCTGTTGGCGAGCGAGGCGCCACAACGGTCGAATACCTGA